One part of the Halostagnicola larsenii XH-48 genome encodes these proteins:
- a CDS encoding CoA-transferase subunit beta, with protein MASEEYTDRELMVSAAASEIDDGDTAFVGMRLPLIAFQVAVSTHAPNSMAVYESGVVRDSPAEGFIHTMCDLPNLNRAVSTTGMIDIMSRLQRGDVDVGFLGGAEIDRYGNLNTTWVRGGEQEIRLPGSGGACDIACLADRTVLLMPHEPRRFVESVHYVTSPGHSSDGPGRNTHPDSGGGPSALVTSKATFGFDDDGELYLRSLHPGADEASVLEDFPWEVQTASDVGEGSVTTTPEPTGEELELIRTFDPDGFWT; from the coding sequence ATGGCCAGTGAGGAGTACACGGATCGGGAACTGATGGTCAGCGCGGCCGCGAGCGAGATCGACGACGGCGACACCGCGTTCGTCGGCATGCGGCTGCCGCTGATCGCGTTCCAGGTCGCGGTGAGCACCCACGCTCCGAACTCGATGGCGGTCTACGAAAGCGGCGTCGTGCGAGATTCTCCTGCCGAGGGGTTCATCCACACCATGTGTGATCTCCCGAACCTGAATCGTGCGGTGTCGACGACTGGGATGATCGATATCATGTCCCGCCTCCAGCGCGGTGACGTCGACGTCGGTTTTCTGGGCGGTGCGGAGATCGACCGCTACGGCAATCTGAACACGACGTGGGTTCGGGGCGGCGAGCAGGAGATTCGACTCCCCGGAAGCGGCGGTGCCTGTGACATCGCCTGTCTGGCCGATCGGACCGTGTTGCTCATGCCCCACGAACCGCGTCGGTTCGTCGAGTCGGTCCACTACGTCACCAGTCCCGGCCACTCGAGCGACGGGCCCGGGCGGAATACCCATCCGGATTCGGGCGGCGGACCGAGCGCGCTCGTCACCTCGAAGGCGACGTTCGGCTTCGACGACGATGGCGAACTCTACCTCCGAAGCCTCCACCCGGGTGCGGACGAAGCGTCTGTCCTCGAGGACTTCCCGTGGGAGGTACAGACGGCATCGGATGTCGGCGAGGGCTCCGTGACCACGACGCCCGAACCGACGGGCGAAGAACTCGAACTGATCCGGACGTTCGATCCGGACGGGTTCTGGACCTGA
- a CDS encoding acyl-CoA synthetase gives MMNYSYMQQTVAAEFLPDEENAPDYIYPVPEAHYPQQLNVVDELVDRHVREGRGDNVAVRFEDQEITYEELQSRVNRLGNALRDSGVEAGDRVVVRFPNRPEAIVSCLATQKIGAVALPSMKLLRAKELEYIINNAEATTVIVYDDLLGEVENALPELETVENVVVAERNGVDHNYRSYDDLLDGASADLEAYETDRDDLALMLYTSGTTGRPKGAVHTHRHVLATADSYARYCLEPTEDDVFGGNPPLPFAYGYGDLVTFPLRFGATTSLVEDASPGDLLEAVEDHGISVLCSIPTGFNQILSQHPDGPAEYDISSLRVGLSAGEPLTPTTFESFRDEYGIPLLDGIGTTEMLHIFISHRHDEEIDPSATGFPVPGYECKIVDPDTGEDVPRGEPGLLAVRGPTGIEYWDRPEKQLESVDDGWSIPGDIFVHREDGRLEYKSRSDDLIISSGYNIPGPEVEAVVEEHDAVSEVAVIGSPHDERGEIVKAFVVLTDDTSVYDGLVDEIQNHVKNTLAPYKYPRAVEFMETLPRTETGKIRRTELREHER, from the coding sequence ATGATGAACTACTCGTACATGCAGCAAACCGTTGCAGCGGAGTTTCTACCAGACGAGGAGAACGCTCCGGACTACATCTATCCGGTACCGGAGGCACACTACCCTCAACAGCTGAACGTGGTCGACGAACTGGTCGACCGTCACGTTCGGGAGGGACGCGGGGACAACGTCGCCGTGCGCTTCGAGGACCAGGAGATCACCTACGAGGAGTTACAGTCGCGGGTCAACCGACTGGGAAATGCGCTTCGTGATTCCGGCGTCGAAGCCGGCGACCGCGTCGTCGTCCGATTCCCGAACCGGCCGGAGGCCATTGTCTCCTGCCTCGCAACCCAGAAGATTGGTGCCGTCGCGCTACCGTCGATGAAACTGCTTCGGGCGAAGGAACTCGAGTACATCATCAACAACGCCGAAGCCACGACGGTTATCGTCTACGACGACCTCCTGGGAGAAGTCGAGAACGCGCTTCCCGAGCTAGAAACCGTCGAGAACGTCGTCGTTGCCGAGCGAAACGGCGTCGATCACAACTACCGAAGCTACGACGACTTACTCGATGGGGCGAGCGCGGACCTCGAGGCCTACGAAACGGACCGCGACGATCTAGCGTTGATGCTCTACACGAGCGGCACCACGGGGCGACCGAAGGGGGCGGTCCACACCCACAGACACGTGCTGGCGACGGCGGATTCGTACGCGCGATACTGCCTCGAACCGACGGAAGACGACGTCTTCGGCGGCAACCCTCCGCTTCCGTTCGCCTACGGCTACGGCGACCTCGTTACGTTCCCCCTCCGGTTCGGCGCAACTACGAGCCTGGTCGAGGACGCCTCGCCCGGCGACCTCCTCGAGGCGGTCGAGGACCACGGGATTTCCGTGCTCTGTTCGATTCCGACGGGCTTCAATCAAATCCTCTCGCAGCATCCCGACGGGCCGGCGGAGTACGACATCTCGTCACTCCGGGTCGGGCTCAGCGCGGGGGAGCCGCTGACCCCGACGACCTTCGAGAGTTTTCGGGACGAGTACGGGATCCCGCTTCTGGACGGCATCGGAACGACGGAGATGCTCCATATCTTCATCAGTCACCGCCACGACGAGGAGATCGATCCCAGCGCGACCGGCTTTCCGGTGCCCGGATACGAGTGCAAGATCGTCGATCCCGACACGGGGGAGGACGTCCCTCGCGGCGAACCGGGACTGCTCGCGGTCCGGGGTCCGACGGGAATCGAGTACTGGGATCGCCCGGAAAAACAACTCGAGTCGGTCGACGACGGCTGGTCGATCCCGGGCGATATCTTCGTCCACCGCGAGGACGGCCGGCTGGAGTACAAATCCCGCAGCGACGACCTCATCATCTCGAGCGGGTACAACATTCCCGGCCCCGAAGTCGAGGCGGTCGTCGAGGAACACGACGCCGTCTCGGAGGTCGCCGTCATCGGCAGCCCCCACGATGAGCGCGGCGAGATCGTCAAAGCGTTCGTCGTATTGACCGATGACACGTCGGTATACGACGGCCTCGTCGACGAGATACAGAACCACGTCAAGAATACGCTCGCACCGTACAAGTATCCGCGAGCCGTCGAGTTCATGGAAACGCTCCCGCGCACGGAAACCGGGAAGATTCGCCGGACAGAACTTCGAGAGCACGAACGATAG